TCTTGGATCATAACGCTTCGGGTCCAAGTTCATTCGCTTCAAAATTTGTTTCATTAAAGTTCTTTGTTCACTAGGGTCAGCAATCGTAAACGTCTTAGGCTTACCCATCTTATCAATATCTCTTCTCAAAATTCTTACACAAAGAGAGTGAAAGGTTGAGACCCAAACATCATTGGCAGATTCATCTAATAATTTACCAATTCTTTCTTTCATTTCTTTAGCAGCCTTATTCGTAAAGGTAATCGCTAAAACATGCCAAGGCATGACATTTCTTTCTTCAATCAAATAGGCTACACGGTGAGTTAAAACACGTGTTTTACCAGAACCTGCACCAGCCATGATCAAAAGTGGTCCTTGTGTGGCCTTAACCGCATCTTGTTGCTCGGGGTTAAGTCCTTTTAACATAGTATCGTCCAATTTAAAAATCCCTCAAATCTTTGTGTAAAAAAATTTAGTTGTACTTAAAATAGCTGTTTATATTGTAGCAAATTTTTGTGTTTAGAGCGAAAAACTGTGGCTCAAATTGAACATATGTTTTTAATCTAAAAATTAGATTAGTATCATAACTATTTTTTGTAATATAAGTACGATACAGAACATAGTCTTTTCCGCTTAAAACAAATAGCGTCAGGTAATCATAGTTCGATTACCTGACGCTATTTGCCTTAATGCTCGAAGACTGAGCATGTTCTGTATCGCTCTTTATTCTAATCCAACGCGTTTAAAGATTTCATCGACATTACGTAAGTGCCAATGATAATCAAAGGCATCATCTAAATCCGCATCGGATAATTTATCAGTTACGCGTGAATCATTTTCTAGCATAGTTCGGAAATCTTTCTTTTCATCCCAAGCTTTGGCAGTCATTGGTTGAACAATATCATACGCTTGTTCACGAGAATAACCTGCTTCAACTAATTTTAACAAGACACGTTGTGAATAAATTAAACCATGTGTAATATTCATATCTTCTAACATTTTATCGGGGAAAACTGTCAGATCTTTGGTGATCTTGGTAAATCTTCTCAAAATATAATCTAACAACTCTGTTGTATCTGGAATAATAATACGTTCAGCTGATGAATGTGAAATATCACGTTCATGCCACAATGGCATATCCTCCAAGGCTGTAAATGCATGACCTCTGATTACACGAGCTAATCCGGTCACATTTTCAGAACCAATAGGGTTACGCTTATGTGGCATAGCACTGGAACCCTTTTGACCAGCAGCAAAGTACTCTTCGGCTTCACGCACTTCGGTTCTTTGGAGGTGACGTACTTCTAGAGCGAAACGTTCAATTGAAGTAGCAACCAAAGCCATCGTTTGGATGTATTCAGCATGCAGATCACGTGGCAAGACTTGTGTTGAAATCTCTTGGGCACGAATGCCTAATTTATCACAGACAAATTTTTCTACACTTGTAGGAACATTGGCATAACTACCAACTGCTCCACTGATTTTTCCAGCTTCAACACCTTTGGCAGCATGATCGAAACGTTCAATGTCACGTTTGATTTCAGAATACCAATTGGCCAAAACCAGACCGAAAGTCGTAGGTTCCGCATGTACTCCATGAGTTCTACCAATCATAACTGTATCTTTATACTTTAAAGCTTTTTCTTTAACTACTTCGAGAAATTCATTGAGATCTTCACGAATAATATCATTAGCCTGCTTCATCAAGTAGCCATAGGCTGTATCAACGACATCAGTCGATGTAAGTCCGAAGTGGACCCACTTCTTTTCAGGTCCTAAATAACGTGAAACATCTCTGGTAAAAGCAACTACGTCATGCTTAGTTTGTTTTTCGATCTCAGCAATTTCAGCTACGTCAAACTTAGCATTTTGAGCAATCAACTTAGCATCTTCAGCAGGAATTTCGCCTTCTTTACTCCATCCTTCAACAGCGGCAATTTCCACTTCAAGCCAAGCCTGAAATCTATTTTGGTCCGTCCAAATTGGTTTCATCTGTTCAGTTACATATCTATCAATCATGAATTATTCTACTCTCCAAATATTAGTTGTTAAGATATCATTTTTTAATTCTTCTAAATCGTCCGAAAAAATTGAAATATATCCGACATCCCTGTCGGCTTGATTCTTAGCTTTCAAACCTGTGTAATAGTTAAATTTCCATTGAGATTTTTCCTGAAGCAAATCTAAACTTTGCGGTAAATTACCTTCAATAATCTTCAAGGTTGCTGCATTGACCATTGGGAATATTTCAGGAAGCGGCCAATCACAAATTGCTCTGATATGTAGTTCGAACTGTGAAATGCCGGTTGCTTCTTGATAAACATTTGCAGAATAATTAATTCCAGGGAAAATTCTTTTGACGTACAAAACTCCGGAATCGGACAAAATGAATCCAATGCCAAAAATCCCTACATAATTAACATTCTGAGCTACCAACAACGCAACTCGCTGCATTTCGGCTTCCACATCAGGATTATTCTTTTTATATATAAAAGAACTCATCAAATGTTCGCCATCATAAATTTCTTGAATCATTGGAAAAGTATGGATTTTACCATCTTTTCCCTTACTTACCATAATGGAATACTCAGACTTAGTTTCAATCCAAGCCTCCAAGATATAGGTTCCATCTTTTAGTAACTTCTGAACTCGTTGAACATCTCGATAATTGTACAAAATATGTCGTTTTAAAACTGATTGATTCTTTTGGATTGGTTTAAGAATACAGGGAAATCCGATCTCTACAATTGCTCTTTTAATATCATCGACCGTTACAATTGAAAAGAACGGTGGCACATTGATATTCAAATCATTCAAAAAAGTTCTCTCAATGTATCGATCTTGAACAATTTCCAGCAAATCTGCACCTTGCACAACATTAAAGTCTTTAGCAAGTTCCTTCAACAAACTGCTGTCAAAATTTTCATCCATATACAAAAGGAGGTCGCTTCTATGGCCCAATTCACTTAGATTCTTAAGATCCTCTAAGGTACCGACTAAATAACTATCGGCTGCTTGAGTCGCAATATCGCTATCTTCAGAAGTTAACAGTATAGTCCTAAAGCCCATCCGCTTTGCTTCCAATTCAAAAATATAAGTCTCACTGCCTCCGCCGATTATTCCTAATGTCTTACCGGGCGCAATAAAAGTCATAATTCCACCTTCCTAATTACTATTCGTCTTCTTTTCCAAAGACTACTTGTCCATCTTCAAAAGCGGTAATTCTAGCTAATGAATAAATTGGTGTACCTGATTTATCAATCATCTGTCTTCCCTTTTGGAAAGACTTTTCAATTACAATCCCAATGCCAGCTAGTTGTGCACCTGCGGCATCAATAATTGTATTCAGACCATTAACAGCTTGACCATTAGCCAAGAAATCATCAATAATCAAAACCTTATCACTACTTGAAAGATACTTCTTGGCAATACTGATATGGTTAGAAGTCTTTTTAGTAAATGAATAAACTTCTGATGAATAAAGATCATCGCTCAAAGTAACGGATTTGTGCTTTCTAGCGAAAACAACTGGGACTTGAAATTTTAAACCAGTCATAACAGCTGGTGCAATACCTGAAGATTCAACTGTTAAAATCTTGTTGATTCCTGCATCCTTAAAATGTTCATAAAATTTTTCGCCCATTCTTTCCATTAACATTGGGTCAATTTGATGGTTTAAGAAACTATCTACTTTAAGCACGTCCTTGCCTAAAACACGACCATCTTTTTTGATTCTTTCTTCTAGTTCCTTCATTACATTCTCCCCTATTTAATAGAATAATTAGAGTCTATCATACTTTGTTTTTCACTTGATACCTTGATCATACTTTTTAAGATTATATTTTTGTATAACCCGAATAATTTTACTTGTGTAACCAGGATCAGTCGCATATCCATCAGCTTGTAAAGCAACTGCTGCATCAATATAATCTTTTGATTGTAAAACTTGCTTGTACTGCTGCGAATTCCACGAGGTACCATTCACTAACAATTTTGTATGATCTTTCATTGACTCACGAAAATCCGAATAAACTCGAAAACGTCCGTTGATAGTTACCCACTGACCATCAGTATATTCCTTTGTCTGTAAAACTTTCGTATTTGCAGGATCGTCTCCCTTAATACCAAAGTAATTATTATATTGGCTAGCCAAAGTACTGGTTCCCCAGTCACTCTCCAAAATAGCTTGGGCAATTGTAATACTAGGTAAAACACCATAATCCTGTCCCAACTCGACCGCATATGGCGAAATCTTTTTTATAAAAGCAGTGTGCTTCTGTTGAACCATTTCAACTTTCGTCTCATTTTGATATTGGACATATCGCCTGTAACCAAAGAAGCTGATAACAAATAAAGCCACAATTGCTAATAAAATGACAGTTGTATTATTATTTTTCCGTCCGCTTTTGCGTCGAGGCGTCCGATGTTTCGTATATCTTCTCTTTTGTGGCAATTGATCTATCCCTTTTAAGTTTATTAACTATAATTATAGCTGATAACTTTGAAAATTTTGTGATTTGACTCAGAAATTTAAAAATCATTTATTTTCTTATTCCAACTGTACTTGTCCTCTCAAACATAACCACCAAGATAATAGTGCTAATAATTCCAAAAGAGCTGAAAATAAGAAAATACTTTTATAATTAAGATTCATTGCTATAATGGCCATCAACATTGGTCCTAAGACGTTTCCAAATGCTTGTGCCGACTGATTATAGCTAAAAACTCTTCCAAAGATTGAATTAGGAATATTTCGAACTGTCAAAATTTGTAGGGATGGAATTAAGGCAGCATCAGATATTCCTAAAATAAATCGTAAGGCAATCAATTCCCAAACGTTTTGAATCAAGCTAGTTAATAATAGACAAACAATCGCAATACTCAAGAAAATCAATATGCTTTTCAAAGCCCCTAAACGATCTATTAAGTTTCCAACAACACCTGCCATTAAAATTGTTGCTAAACCCGGTGCAGCAGATACTATTCCAGTCATTATTACTATATTAGGACCGTCAAAATTCAATTCTCTGACTAGTAAACTGATGATTGGTGTAATTGCATTAGTAGTAGCTTGAATCGCTAATAGCGACCCAAAAAGAGCAAAGAAGAATTGCCAACCAATCTTTTTCATAATAGGCAATACCTCTTTCAATTCTTCCTTACTGATGGGAACGAATTCTTCATGTACACCAACCCAAGTGGCTAGAAAAACCAAAAACATTAAAAAGCTCGTCAAATAAAACGTCCCACGATATCCAATGATCGTGATCAAAACTCCTCCCAATAAAGGCCCCACCAAAGTCCCAGTAATACTCCCAGTTACTAATTTACTCATAACTTTTCCTTGAATTCTTTTGGGAACTGAAACCGACATCAAGGCATTAGCATTATTAATATAGCCTGAAAAAGCCCCCTGCAAGCAACGAAAAAATAGTAAAAACCAAATATTCGGTGATAAACCAACCAAAAGTATTGTCAGAGTCATCATCCCTGAAGCACGTAAGCACATTAACTTACGCCCCTTTAGATCTGCTAATCTTCCCCACAGTGGAGCTACAAGAGCTTTAGTTAGATATGTCAGCGAAAAAGCCGCTGCTCCAAAAAAATTCAATTCTGTTTTGTTAAAATTTCCCAGAGTATCGATAAATAGGACGATAAAAGGTAAAGTAATGGCATTGCCCATATCAGTGACCAAACTGCCGAACCAAAGAATTCTAAAATTTCTTTTCCAATCAAGCATTATTAACTATTCCTTATTTTTTAATAACAATAATAGACTAGTAATATTTAATAACTGTAAATTTAATGTAAATTCTCTTTGAAGACACAAAAAAAGCTAACTCCTGTGAGTTAGCTTAAAAGTTCAAAGTTTATTAAAGTTATAATTAGTCCTTAACAACGTTTGAAGCTTGTGGTCCACGATCACTATCTTCGATGTCGAATGTTACAGCTTGACCTTCTTCAAGTGTCTTGTAACCGTCACCTTGGATTGCTGAGAAGTGAACAAATACGTCACTACCATCTTCGCGTGTAATAAAACCATAGCCTTTTTCTGCGTTAAACCATTTAACTGTTCCGTGTTCCATCAGACTATTCCTCCTGATAAATAATA
This sequence is a window from Companilactobacillus alimentarius DSM 20249. Protein-coding genes within it:
- a CDS encoding glycoside hydrolase family 73 protein; this translates as MPQKRRYTKHRTPRRKSGRKNNNTTVILLAIVALFVISFFGYRRYVQYQNETKVEMVQQKHTAFIKKISPYAVELGQDYGVLPSITIAQAILESDWGTSTLASQYNNYFGIKGDDPANTKVLQTKEYTDGQWVTINGRFRVYSDFRESMKDHTKLLVNGTSWNSQQYKQVLQSKDYIDAAVALQADGYATDPGYTSKIIRVIQKYNLKKYDQGIK
- the purB gene encoding adenylosuccinate lyase; protein product: MIDRYVTEQMKPIWTDQNRFQAWLEVEIAAVEGWSKEGEIPAEDAKLIAQNAKFDVAEIAEIEKQTKHDVVAFTRDVSRYLGPEKKWVHFGLTSTDVVDTAYGYLMKQANDIIREDLNEFLEVVKEKALKYKDTVMIGRTHGVHAEPTTFGLVLANWYSEIKRDIERFDHAAKGVEAGKISGAVGSYANVPTSVEKFVCDKLGIRAQEISTQVLPRDLHAEYIQTMALVATSIERFALEVRHLQRTEVREAEEYFAAGQKGSSAMPHKRNPIGSENVTGLARVIRGHAFTALEDMPLWHERDISHSSAERIIIPDTTELLDYILRRFTKITKDLTVFPDKMLEDMNITHGLIYSQRVLLKLVEAGYSREQAYDIVQPMTAKAWDEKKDFRTMLENDSRVTDKLSDADLDDAFDYHWHLRNVDEIFKRVGLE
- a CDS encoding xanthine phosphoribosyltransferase, which produces MKELEERIKKDGRVLGKDVLKVDSFLNHQIDPMLMERMGEKFYEHFKDAGINKILTVESSGIAPAVMTGLKFQVPVVFARKHKSVTLSDDLYSSEVYSFTKKTSNHISIAKKYLSSSDKVLIIDDFLANGQAVNGLNTIIDAAGAQLAGIGIVIEKSFQKGRQMIDKSGTPIYSLARITAFEDGQVVFGKEDE
- a CDS encoding MFS transporter, whose protein sequence is MLDWKRNFRILWFGSLVTDMGNAITLPFIVLFIDTLGNFNKTELNFFGAAAFSLTYLTKALVAPLWGRLADLKGRKLMCLRASGMMTLTILLVGLSPNIWFLLFFRCLQGAFSGYINNANALMSVSVPKRIQGKVMSKLVTGSITGTLVGPLLGGVLITIIGYRGTFYLTSFLMFLVFLATWVGVHEEFVPISKEELKEVLPIMKKIGWQFFFALFGSLLAIQATTNAITPIISLLVRELNFDGPNIVIMTGIVSAAPGLATILMAGVVGNLIDRLGALKSILIFLSIAIVCLLLTSLIQNVWELIALRFILGISDAALIPSLQILTVRNIPNSIFGRVFSYNQSAQAFGNVLGPMLMAIIAMNLNYKSIFLFSALLELLALLSWWLCLRGQVQLE
- a CDS encoding cold-shock protein, encoding MEHGTVKWFNAEKGYGFITREDGSDVFVHFSAIQGDGYKTLEEGQAVTFDIEDSDRGPQASNVVKD
- a CDS encoding ATP-grasp domain-containing protein, translating into MTFIAPGKTLGIIGGGSETYIFELEAKRMGFRTILLTSEDSDIATQAADSYLVGTLEDLKNLSELGHRSDLLLYMDENFDSSLLKELAKDFNVVQGADLLEIVQDRYIERTFLNDLNINVPPFFSIVTVDDIKRAIVEIGFPCILKPIQKNQSVLKRHILYNYRDVQRVQKLLKDGTYILEAWIETKSEYSIMVSKGKDGKIHTFPMIQEIYDGEHLMSSFIYKKNNPDVEAEMQRVALLVAQNVNYVGIFGIGFILSDSGVLYVKRIFPGINYSANVYQEATGISQFELHIRAICDWPLPEIFPMVNAATLKIIEGNLPQSLDLLQEKSQWKFNYYTGLKAKNQADRDVGYISIFSDDLEELKNDILTTNIWRVE